A DNA window from Synchiropus splendidus isolate RoL2022-P1 chromosome 2, RoL_Sspl_1.0, whole genome shotgun sequence contains the following coding sequences:
- the LOC128754491 gene encoding uncharacterized protein LOC128754491 has product MHHYVFGFFFQNHVCFFTSSHHFFQDFTSSETNVSDIKQPYLYDESQLPHSGAVLTESTESLVELEGLTADVNSPLEAEDPLESSELEEHSKISPLNAPPTDVPGQDATDEKCTLSSESSPTPSVSGSPQLDKLICDLEEMKGMLTCSEEPESRNEATAILFDNDLADFECLTEEKSQRPSTPFSLEEEEEETEQTTASAADQIKYKELLDTSAVANDIECPLMSGSSEGHDFGSDRCVPSVEESSSKETCLPAMFHENQPDTDATSLPEESSEVISLNDSRGDIQEDDSTSSFSDLVDIHKEESTAQEPGEGAPLHDEASLDMNQSWDLLQETASPAEYFTFEEIVPDMSLFDKQPDFGHLHSESVDSADYHVTPLESKAQTLSASDDDYSSPPAQQNLVPPEYSEVVQSGAHSSAVVGNDPELFFDCTHGAAASEEAAGSVEECPKQGKRAAVLSSGSDEDYEDASFSHEEHGKLKQWDDSDEEFIMCEAAIARMGEYEDIGEALAREVSAELGPMSESSDDEFLTTRIVRRRVVIKVSDSNGHDRREIGARL; this is encoded by the exons ATGCATCActatgtttttggttttttttttcaaaatcatgtttgttttttcacctcatctcatcatttctttcaggatttcaCATCATCTGAGACTAATGTGTCAGATATTAAACAGCCATACTTGTACGATGAGAGCCAGCTGCCTCACTCAGGTGCAGTGTTGACTGAAAGTACCGAATCTCTAGTCGAACTTGAAGGATTGACCGCTGATGTCAACTCCCCCCTGGAAGCAGAAGACCCATTAGAATCCTCTGAACTAGAAGAACATTCCAAAATCTCTCCCTTGAATGCGCCTCCAACTGATGTCCCTGGCCAAGATGCCACCGATGAGAAATGTACCTTGTCCTCTGAGTCTTCTCCGACGCCGTCAGTGTCCGGCTCACCACAGCTGGACAAGTTGATCTGTGACCTTGAGGAGATGAAAGGAATGTTGACTTGTTCAGAGGAACCTGAATCCAGAAATGAAGCGACAGCTATTCTCTTCGACAATGATCTGGCTGATTTTGAATGTCTCACTGAGGAGAAATCTCAAAGACCCAGCACACCGTTTTcactagaggaggaggaggaggagacagagcAAACCACCGCCTCAGCAGCCGATCAAATTAAATATAAAGAACTGCTGGACACTTCTGCTGTAGCAAACGACATCGAATGTCCCCTGATGAGTGGTAGCAGTGAAGGACATGATTTTGGAAGTGACCGATGCGTCCCATCAGTTGAGGAAAGTTCCTCAAAAGAAACATGTCTGCCTGCAATGTTCCATGAGAATCAGCCTGACACTGATGCAACGTCTCTCCCCGAAGAATCAAGTGAAGTGATCAGTCTGAATGACAGTAGAGGCGACATTCAAGAAGATGACTCGACCTCCTCATTCTCTGATTTAGTGGACATCCACAAAGAAGAATCCACAGCCCAAGAGCCAGGTGAAGGTGCCCCTCTGCATGATGAGGCGTCACTGGACATGAACCAGTCCTGGGATTTGCTTCAGGAGACGGCGTCGCCTGCAGAATATTTCACTTTTGAGGAAATAGTCCCAGACATGTCTTTGTTTGACAAGCAGCCTGATTTTGGCCACTTGCATTCTGAGTCAGTGGATTCCGCTGATTATCATGTCACTCCGCTTGAATCCAAAGCGCAGACTTTGTCAGCCTCTGATGATGACTACAGCTCCCCACCTGCACAACAAAACCTTGTTCCACCAGAATATTCCGAGGTCGTGCAAAGCGGTGCTCATAGTTCAGCCGTGGTTGGAAATGACCCAGAGCTTTTCTTTGACTGCACCCATGGAGCGGCAGCGTCCGAAGAGGCAGCTGGAAGTGTGGAGGAATGTCCTAAACAAGGAAAGAGAGCAGCTGTTCTGTCTTCAGGGAGCGATGAAGACTACGAGGATGCTTCTTTCAGCCATGAAGAACATGGCAAACTGAAACAGTGGGATGATTCCGATGAGGAATTCATCATGTGTGAGGCAGCCATCGCTAGGATGGGGGAGTATGAGGATATCGGTGAAGCGCTGGCGAGG GAAGTCAGCGCGGAGCTGGGACCAATGTCGGAAAGTTCAGATGACGAGTTCTTGACAACCAGAATAGTGCGAAGGAGAGTTGTCATCAAGGTATCTGATTCAAATGGGCATGATAGACGTGAGATTGGAGCACGACTCTAA